Genomic window (Megamonas funiformis):
TTTAAACTTATGGAGTTTTTGCAAGACAAATTTTGTTCTTCGATATTTAAATGAACAGAGCCAGCAGATAGAGTCAGTGGTGAAAATTGCGTATTTCTGCGAGTTAAAGAGCGTATACGAGCTAATAATTCGCCAACAGAAAAAGGCTTCATTAGATAATCATCAGCGCCAGCATCAAGTCCTGTAATGCGGTCATCTATTTCTGATTTAGCTGTCAGCATAATCACGGGTGAAAGATTTCCTTTTTGGCGGATTATTTTTAATGCGTCAATTCCGCTCATTTTAGGCATCATAATATCGAAGATTAGGCAATCATATACATTTTCTAAGGCTTTTTTCATAGCGGCTTGACCATCATAAACGCTATCTACATCATAGCCTGAATGTTGTAAAATTGCAGTCAAAGCACTAGACATATCTTTTTCGTCTTCAGCTAATAGTATTTTCATAAAGATACTCCTTATTTTTTATAATGTAGTTAATTTTCAGCGTTGATTAAATTTCTAATAGTTTGCATAGAAA
Coding sequences:
- a CDS encoding response regulator transcription factor, producing the protein MKILLAEDEKDMSSALTAILQHSGYDVDSVYDGQAAMKKALENVYDCLIFDIMMPKMSGIDALKIIRQKGNLSPVIMLTAKSEIDDRITGLDAGADDYLMKPFSVGELLARIRSLTRRNTQFSPLTLSAGSVHLNIEEQNLSCKNSISLNHKETKLMKLFMTNMDKSLSTNHIFSAIWADEIDADENIVWIYISYLREKLEAINADIQIFGQKGQDFLLTKK